CTTGAACTATTTTCCCCATGTGAACGATTTTCGCGattgcaaaaagaaataaaatgagtaGCGCTACCGAACTATTGTTGAAACGGTAAAAGAGGGCACATGTTACTTTAGTAAAAAAGTATATtactttggttaaaaaaaaaaacagtttcctcCATTGTTAAGCACACAATCGTTGTTCCAAATGACAGGAATCCTATTCGCGTACGGATACTGGAaagttatagaaaataaaaaatagaaagaaagaacaaactcagcatgtacattttaaaacacGGAGCCCAATAGAAAAGTGCGCGCGAACTTTGACTCATTCATAACGTAACGGTCGCTTCTGAAATGAGGGAAACAGCGGCTCGCATGTCATTGGTGGTCACGCCTTAACTCTGCGACGCTTGCGATTTGCATGACTGCCTTTAAAATGAGGAACCCGAGAAAATGCGCTATTTAGTTTTTCATTGCTACACTCAACAGCAATGCCTGAGCCAAAAGCTGCTTCTGCTCCTAAGAAGGGCTCTaagaaaaccatttctaaaagCCAGGCGAAGGGAGGAAAGAAACGCAGAAAGACCAGGAAGGAAAGTTACTCCATCTATGTGTACAAAGTACTGAAGCAAGTTCATCCCGATACGGGCATTTCTTCTAAGGCGATGGGAATCATGAACTCGTTTGTGAACGACATCTTCGAGCGCATCGCTGGAGAGGCTTCTCGCTTAGCTCACTACAACAAGCGCTCCACCATTTCTTCCCGGGAGATCCAGACTGCTGTGAGACTCCTTCTACCCGGTGAGCTTGCTAAGCACGCCGTGTCCGAGGGTACCAAAGCAGTTACCAAGTACACCAGCTCCAAGTAAGCTGATTTCTCTTGCTCAAGACCAACGGCTCTTTTCAGAGCCATCCACATTTTCTGAAAAGAGCTGTTACCTGTACATAATTGAGGTTCGTGTGTTTTTCCCCAGTACGCTTTAGCGTGCTTTGCCTGCGTCCACGGTTTTACGTGACTCAGACCCAGTATTTTTGTCAAGTCTCAGACCGAGGTTTATAGCGGACGAGTAACAGAATTGGTCTGTAAAAATCGATCGTGAATTCCTATTCTACAGCATTTTTTGGTTAGGAGGCAGAAATTGAATTCATAATTGTCCCCCCACACCTGTGGTAAAGAAACCGGTTATTTTGATTTCTCGTACTTTGGGAATAAGCGTTAAGCAATTCATTTTACTAGAGATTGCTCCAACGCAAGGACTGGAAAAAATTCCCAGGCAGCTAATAAGGCCCGGACTGCTACAGACTTAATAGTTTGCAAAGCTGCTAGAAAACTCGGTTCCCTGGATAACAGTGTTGTAAATATTCCACTCTTTACTGCTGAAGGGACCTTAACTGCCAGCTACGCGCTGTTATTAGATCGTTCAAGACtacgatttttcttttttttctttatttcgcctttatacaaatttcttgtattaggaatttggtagttttcgcataccccttggggtcagagcgcagggtcagcaattgtacagcgcccctggagcaattacaggttaagggccttgctcaagggcccagcagagcaggacggggattcgaaccggcaaccttctggataccagcgcagatccttagcctcagatccaccactccgccctagatTTGacagtgcataacagcagaagaaaaGCTCTCCAAACAGAAAACATGGGCGGCTCTGAAAAGAGCCTTTGGATTATGTACTTTAAAGGGGTATAAACTTTTCAGCCTCCGAAACCGTACAGAGTACGACCCTGCCTCTTCAAAGCGTATACGACATCCATGGCTGTCACGGTTTTTCTCTTGGCGTGCTCAGTGTAAGTAACAGCATCCCGAATTACATTCTCCAAGAACACTTTCAGTACTCCACGAGTTTCTTCATAGATCAAGCCAGAAATTCGCTTCACTCCACCTCTACGAGCCAAACGGCGGATGGCAGGCTTAGTAATACCTTGAATGTTATCTCGCAGAACTTTACGATGACGCTTTGCGCCACCCTTACCAAGTCCCTTTCCTCCTTTACCACGTCCAGACATGCTTCACCTAAACAAAAGTACAGATTACAAGTAAATGATAAGTTGAGACACTGGTCATCGCCTAATATAAGTAAAACGACGACCTATTCGAACACAGCACATGAAATGTCTGCGCGGGCTTTCGAAAAATCGCTCTTTGAATTTTCTCTTTCGCTTTCGGGCACAAGTCTCACGAACAAAGAAGCTAGCAGCCACCTTATGGAATCAAATTTGAATGAGAGTAATAGAAGCTGCTTAATGAGTGATACACTTAGGGTTCCTCGTACCTtacttcttttttgatttttctcctTGGTGTGAATGGTAACTGGCACCCTTTCAGTCATGTGGGTAAACGGCGCGTTTGGCTTGTTTTTGTtgtgaaaataataacaataacaacaaagccCGAAAGCATATTCTTATATATCCCCGTCCACTCCACGTGCCGttttaaattacataaatatttcTCATGCGCAAATTCATTCAAACTACAATCAAATCTTGATTGATTATTCTGAGACTAGATTTCCTCACTTTTGTGAAAACCTATTgattattaattcattgtttatgaTAGCTTTCTCTCAtaattacaatacattttaattttactttgccgTCTTTTGCATAAAAAGTTTGCTCACCCACaatgagtgattttttttattaaatgttcccaatcaaatatattttttaattctacatTTTTTGACTTAATTTCTGGCACAGCTCACATTCTACCCATACATAAAATGCTTGATCCTGACTTACTCCCAGGGCTGGTGGCATAAAGTCCTGCCCACACAATCCTGGATGAACTGCAGCGGTTTCCCGTATCATTAGATCTCTAGACGGATTTCACTGAAAAAGAATTATATGGGTAGTTGAAATAAGAGTAAGATACGAAAAGAAAGGAATGGATAAATTCCATTTTGGCAAATGCACATGCTTGATCCTGAAAATGCTACATTGCACacagttgttttaaatgttaattcagcTCCGTTTGTTTTTATGTAGCACTCACAGCAGAGTACAGGATCAGAGTGCACTGAAAGAGGGAAAACTAACTGGCTTTGACTAGTTGTGCCTGAATAGTTGACATTCGCAGAGGAATATCAATTAAAACACTTTGAGAGTGGAATTCAGATGAAAACTTTAATATGAAACGTACATGTATATCGTCTACATTAAAATAACCctaaaaactattaataaaattacacatAAAGAACGATATTGAACACACTGCAAAAAGTATGTTTAGGTCACAAAACTGAAGTTGGTCTCTGGATGACTCCGTTTTAAAGGTTGCACTCATGGTACTGCAGTTATCAAAACTATACTTACCTTTGACCCGGAGGTTCTGTCTGAGGACTCGCGATATTTGCTGTTGCACACGATTCTTGCCGAACATAAATGGTACTGTTTGAAGCCCTGTGTTTGGGTCTTTTCTATATAACATACAGAAACATTGTGTCAGGAGTGGGTAAGTCGAACTTTTCAGTTTACTCTGAAGCCTGACTACACAATGTAAAGTATTCAgctaaaaataacagtaattgGTGCAACAAAAGGAAGTAATGCAAGGGATGAAATCTTAAGCAAAAAATATAACTTGAAGAATGGCTGAAACAAACACTACCTCCCTCAACCACTGAGGGAATGAAGATGAATGGAAACTTGAGCTTAAACTGGGAGATATTTTGACAAAATTTGAATAGTATGCACTTTCGGTATACTTCACAAGTAGTAACACATAGATGATTAATGAGCAGGAAAGGCGGACATATTTCTAAGCATAACTTAACGCTGCCTTCAGAGTAGCAAGACGACGTGTCTTTAATGGCAGCGCTGAAGTTTACATTAAATCTGCGAAGTATGTCATATATGAAAGATTTGCTTTCAGAAGCTGCAAACAAGACAAGGGTGCACTGTAaaaaatttcacaatattttttacGCCAGTCGTTTAACCGTCAAAAAAAGGTCACAAACATAGACCACTTTAAGGTTTGTTTCTGTAAAATTAATGTAGTCCACAATTAAAATTTTATCATGATTTACATTAAATTGAAGAGTACCACTtcttacattaaaatgtattttaaccaTTATTTCTGAATATGGAACTTTACCgcccatgtaatttttttttttttaattttaaactttttaaacatttttcaaagtgttAACAGTTCAGGTACATTGAACATCAccataaaaaaatcttaaacttGTAGTATGAGAAATTGAGTTTAGATGTTTATGGTTAAACTCTTTAAACTGTTAAACTGCATGACTCAATTTCATCAGTAtgtcgatctatctatctatctatctatcatgttaagaaaattaacataacttttattaaaaaaaaaaaaaaaaatagtttcaacACCAGCTGTAGTAATAACGTACACAATGAAAGCTGaacaatttcaattttattttgaagttgaaacaattaacaaaaatatgcaatttcTTCACATGTATTAGATTAAAAGAAAACTTATAATCAATGAAACAAACATTGCCTTCCCATTACATTTATGGAAATAtgaattatataattttaaaaaacaatataactGTGTCAaagtattgtaaaatattataaaatgattaCTACAAAAACTACTGAACTTTTTGCAGGTTACAATTCACTCTGAATGCAATTTGCTAAATTAGCTGGATACCTCCTATTCTCAATCTCCTACTAttacaattttacaatttaacGTATCCGAGAGGAAAAAAAACCACCACCCTTCAAAAACAcaccataaatatttaaaatttttttaatctctacgtctctctctctctcacacacacattacTAAATCATGTGGGTAGTTTTCCATGGTCTTGTTTTTCCCTGGGCAGTTAGTTAACACTGGTGATAATCAAGATAGTACCACAGATTTGAAAAACcagaatatttcaaatgatgCATACATTGATTTTTGTCAGGATTTTAATAGTTATAGTGTAaccatacacacatatatacacatacacacacatatatatatatatacacacacatatacatatatatatatatatatatacacatatatatatatacacatgtatatatacacacacatatatatatatatatatatatatatatatatatatatatatatatatatatatatatatatatatatacacacacacaaacatgtacagtgcatccggaaagtattcacagcacatcactttttccacattttgttatgttacagccttattccaaaatggattaaattcatttttttcctcagaattctacacacaacaccccataacaacgtgaaaaaagtttgagattcttgcaaatttattaaaaataaaaaaaattgagaaaacacatgtacataagtattcacagcctttgccatgaagctcaaaaactgagctcaggtgcatcctctttcccctgatcatccttgagatgtttctgcagcttaattggagcccacctgtggtaaattcagttgattggacaggatttggaaaggcacactcctgtctatataaggtcccacagttgacagttcatgtcagagtatttatttatttattcagcatTCGAGTTATTCGAGAACATTCGGTATTTCTTTAAACGATTCTGAATACATGATTCGTGTTACGATTCCATTTGAATAT
This genomic interval from Erpetoichthys calabaricus chromosome 10, fErpCal1.3, whole genome shotgun sequence contains the following:
- the LOC114658792 gene encoding histone H4, with translation MSGRGKGGKGLGKGGAKRHRKVLRDNIQGITKPAIRRLARRGGVKRISGLIYEETRGVLKVFLENVIRDAVTYTEHAKRKTVTAMDVVYALKRQGRTLYGFGG
- the LOC114658786 gene encoding histone H2B 8-like; translation: MPEPKAASAPKKGSKKTISKSQAKGGKKRRKTRKESYSIYVYKVLKQVHPDTGISSKAMGIMNSFVNDIFERIAGEASRLAHYNKRSTISSREIQTAVRLLLPGELAKHAVSEGTKAVTKYTSSK